GCCGATCGAGCTGCTGTAGGCCAGCCGATCGCCCCAGTGGCCGTGCACGCGGCGGCGCAGGCTGGCATCGCCCGCAAAGTCGACATAGACCGCGGTCTCATCGGCCGGCAGGGTCTCGACGGCGTCGTAGCCCAGCACGCGGTCGTAGCAGCCCAGGCCCTGCACGAAGCCGGTGCGCGCGGCCGAGGTCAGGCCCACGATTTCGGGCCGCGCGGCGCGTGGGCGCTGGGCCAGGCAGAACGCCGTGGCGTAGGCCGTCTTGCTCGAGGCGCTGGACAGCAGCAGCCGCCGCGCGCCGAAAAAGCCGCCCTCGGCCAGGAAGTCGTCGAGCAGGAAGGCCGTCATGAACAGCGGCTTGAGCACGGCCTGCAGGCCCTCGAGCGCGGGGCTCCAGGCCGGATCGGCGTCGCAGAAGGTGTAGGACTGGTAGGCCGCGGCGAGCTCGGCGCGGTGCGGCGAGCGCTCCATGAAGCCCCCCGCGCGCAGCCGGCCCGGCTGCACCACCAGGTGCGTGCCCAGCGGCAGGAAGCCCCAAACGCGCCGGCCCACGGCCAGCCCTTCGGCCTGCGACTCCACCACGGTGGCAAAACCCCAGGTGGGCAGGCAGCCGTGCGCCGCATCGGGCGCGGGGAAGAACTGCCAGTACTTCATGGCCTCGCCAAAGGCGGCGTAGGTGATGTTGTTGGCGGTGAGCGCCACCTGCTCGATGGCCAGGCGGGCCTGCCCGGGCTCGAGCGCCCGCGTGGCGTCGGGGTCGGGCACCCAGGTGGTGCGGTGGGGGTCGCCGCGGGCGATCAGCAGGCGGTGCGAAGGGGTGCGGTCCATGCCGCGATCGTGCACCGACTCGGCCGCTCTGCCCACAAAGAAAAACCCCTCAGGGCGGACCCTGAGGGGTGTGCCGTTGGCCGCGTCACGGCCTCACAGCCGCGTCACGCCGAGCACGCGGCCGACGAGCTGGCCGTTGACGTACAGCGCGCCCTCGGGCGCAGCAGCGTCGGCGTGGAACTCGAGCACCGGCTCGGTCACGGGCGGCTCCTCGACGAGGGCCACCTTCTCGGCCAGCGTGTCGAGCACGCGGCTCAGGCTGCGCAACGCCGCGGCAAAGAAGCCGCGGGCCTTGCGCTCCTCGGCGGGGACGGGGAAGTAGAACAGTTCACGCGTCGTCATGATCGATCTCCATCGGGCTGGCCGATTCACCCCGCGCTGCGGGCGTGGCGGGGCGTTCAGGGGCTGGGCTTCAAGCGGCTGAGTTCGCCGCGCAGCTCGCGCTGCATCTGCTGGCGGCGCTTGCCACCGCCGTGGCGGCCGGCGCTGCGGGAGCGGGCCAGGGCCACGAACGGGTTGCGCGGCTTGCGGGTGTCGAGGATCGGCTTCATCGGAGGCTCCTTTCGTGGGCGGGTGGGTGGGCGGGTCGGTGGGCGGGGGCAGAAAACAACAAGGCCCGGGTGCTGGCGCAGCCCGGGCCGTGGTGGAGGTGGCGTGTGCGGTGCGGGTGCGCTACCGAATGCGCCACCGCCTGGCTCGCCGGTTCACCGGCACCCGGGATGGGGTGAACGACAGGTTCAGGTCCATGGTGTCGGTTGAAGGATGGATGGGCTGTGCGGGCGAGTGCCGGACCGGTGAGCGGCTGGGCAAGTCGTCTTTCACAGGATTGATCAAATGATAAAGCCTTGGTTATCAGTCAGCAAGGGGAAAGAGACCCGGGAAAACCCGCGCCTCGTCCTGTCTGCCGGGGACCGGCATCGATGCCGGAAGGTCGACGGCGACGCTGCGCTATCGCTTGCGCTTGAGGGGGGCCACGCCCTGCTGGCTGCGCAGCCACAGCGTCTGCGGGTCGTCGGCGGGCGGGCGCGGCAGGGGTGAGGCCGGGCCGCCGAGGCGAGGGCCGGCCGTGGACGCGGCGGGTGCGGCCGGCGGGGGCGTGAGCACCTCGCCGAGCAGGTCGAGCAGCCGGGTGCGTGCGCGCTGAGGGTGGCGGCGGTAGTAGGTGAGCACGAGGCCGACGATGAAACGCTCATCGTCGTCGGCCGGCAGGCTGTCCTCACGCGGCGCGGCCGGCGGCGGGGCCGGCTGCGCGGGGCCGGCCGCGCGGTAGTCGGCCGGCAGCGTGGCGCCCAGCGGCGGGGGCAGCGCCTCGCTGCCGGGGCCGTGCGGCACGTCCATCCAGCCGCGCGGTTTGTGGCACTGCTGCTCGAACTGCCGCGCCAGGCGCTCGCCGATCTGGCGGCTGCGGCCCTTGATCTGGCTCCAGTAGCTGGGCTGGATCAGCACACGCTCGGCAAAGCGGCGCTCCAGGCCGCGCAGCGTGGCGGCGTCGGCGTGGCGCGCCGTCGCTCGCACGAACTCCTCGAACAGGGCCAGCGCATTGCCCAGGCGCACCTGGGCGAGATCGGGGGGGCTGGCCTGCATCGAGCGCGGATGATAAATCCGCGTTCACCTGGACAAGGGCGCTCAGCCGCGGTCGGACGCGCCGTCGGCGTCGTCGATCTTCGGCGCCGTCTTCACGCTCCAGATCATCGTGATGGCCAGGATCGCGACCACCACGCCCAGGCTCCACGCCACCGGGATCTTGTAGACGTCGATCAACACCATCTTCGTGCCGATGAACACCAGGATCACCGCCAGGCCGTAGCTCAGCAGGTGGAACTTGGCGGCGATGGCGGCCAGCAGGAAGTACATCGCACGCAGGCCCAGGATCGCGAAGATGTTGCTCGTCAGCACGATGAACGGATCCATCGTGATGGCGAAGATCGCCGGGATCGAGTCGACCGCGAAGATCACGTCGGTGATCGCCACCAGGATGATCACCAGGAACAGCGGCGTGGCGATCTTCTTGCCGTTCTCGAGGGTGAAGAACTTCTCCCCGTCGAAGTTCTTGCTCACCGGCATGAGCCGGCGCAGCAGCTTCAGCGCCGGGTTGCTCTCGAGGTCGGGCTCCTGGCCCGCCGCCCACCACATCTTCACGCCCGTGAGGATGAGGAAGGCGCCGAAGACGTAGAGGATCCAGTGGAACTGCTGGATCAGCCAGGCGCCCACCAGGATCATCACCGTGCGCAGCACGATGGCGCCGATGATGCCGATCATCAGCACGCGCTTCTGGAACTCCGGCGGCACCGCGAAGTACGTGAAGATCATCAGGAACACGAAGATGTTGTCCACCGCCAGGCTCTTCTCGATGAGATAGCCGGTGAGGAACTCCATGCTCTTGGTGTTGGCCAGGGCGACGCCGTGGTCCTGGTAGACGGCCCACCAGAACAGGCCGTTGAAGGCGAAGCTCAGCAGCACCCAGACGATCGACCAGTTCAGCGCCTCCTTCACGGAGACGGCGTGCGCGCCCTGCTTGCGCAGCACGACGAAGTCGACGAACAGGGCCACCAGCACGGCAGCCACGAAAAAGATCCAGAGCCAGGTCGGCGCAATGGTGTCCATGGACACGCTCCCTCGGGTTGAAGGTTGTTGGAATAAGAACCGCGAGCGCGCCGAAAGGTCTTGCGATTCGGCCGGGGTGGCCGAGTTGCGGTCCCGGGCGGGGGCCAGACAGCACCACACGCCGGATTGACGGGGCTCCGCGGCCGCGTTGCACGGCCTGCTACTCCCCTTTCGACGAAGGGAGTATGCCGAGGCGCAACCGGTGGCCGGCGCCC
This portion of the Ideonella sp. WA131b genome encodes:
- a CDS encoding DUF2855 family protein — its product is MDRTPSHRLLIARGDPHRTTWVPDPDATRALEPGQARLAIEQVALTANNITYAAFGEAMKYWQFFPAPDAAHGCLPTWGFATVVESQAEGLAVGRRVWGFLPLGTHLVVQPGRLRAGGFMERSPHRAELAAAYQSYTFCDADPAWSPALEGLQAVLKPLFMTAFLLDDFLAEGGFFGARRLLLSSASSKTAYATAFCLAQRPRAARPEIVGLTSAARTGFVQGLGCYDRVLGYDAVETLPADETAVYVDFAGDASLRRRVHGHWGDRLAYSSSIGGTHWRALGAGGGLPGPRPTLFFAPAQAGKRSAPPPEGWGAEAFGQRLGQAWGAFLATVQQGSQPWVRIVTRPGTEAAEAAYRALLDGTADAREGVMLSLR
- a CDS encoding TerC family protein, coding for MDTIAPTWLWIFFVAAVLVALFVDFVVLRKQGAHAVSVKEALNWSIVWVLLSFAFNGLFWWAVYQDHGVALANTKSMEFLTGYLIEKSLAVDNIFVFLMIFTYFAVPPEFQKRVLMIGIIGAIVLRTVMILVGAWLIQQFHWILYVFGAFLILTGVKMWWAAGQEPDLESNPALKLLRRLMPVSKNFDGEKFFTLENGKKIATPLFLVIILVAITDVIFAVDSIPAIFAITMDPFIVLTSNIFAILGLRAMYFLLAAIAAKFHLLSYGLAVILVFIGTKMVLIDVYKIPVAWSLGVVVAILAITMIWSVKTAPKIDDADGASDRG